The genomic segment ATTGTGATTCAATgattatttaagtatttttcatattctcattaaaattatataaaaaaaactatttaaaaaacattaatttaatatgtgtttttataaataaaaattattttcaacaacCTCACCAAACATCCAAAAATAATTGGGTAATCATTAATGCTCcaagattaaattaatattcttcaTTTTCCCTTACCAAATCCTTGAATGTTTGCTAAAGCAGTGAAATCcaagattaattttattcatttatcaaacaaaatttactaCTCTAATGAGAAAGAGAACAAACACCTAATTAACTTGGATCATACAAATCATCAagttatgtaaaatatttttttgatagattttaattttaatgctaTTCATGGATTATCTTACCAAGCTAAAGAGATGATATAAAATTTGCTgggaaaaacatcaaaattgatGGTGATTCAAGACTATAAACAaggaagataaaaaagaaacaagaagaaaatcctTCCCTTTATGATCTTATAGCGAAATGCCAGAAAAGTAGTAGCCTGCAGGTAATACAACGAATTAAACCCACCAGCTCTCTTCCTTTCCTGGTTCCATCTAATTCACTAGCCCAAAACACCCCAAATCCTCTCCCCGATGAAGCTCACAAACCTCCTGACAGACCCTTTATCTGTCACTTCTTCTTCACCACAACCAccaccgccaccaccaccagcagcAGCGGAGGCAGCAACTTCACCCCCACCCCCGCCGCTTCTATTTTCATCCACTGAATTAGACTCGTCCATCCTGTGCTTCATTCTCAACTCTACCCTCTTGATTAACTCACCAGACCCTTGGCTATTTCCCTTCCTTTTCCTgtctttcttgttctttttgcCGCTTGAAGAACTACTCTTTCCTTGTTTCAACAACCAATCCTCGAAAGCATCGATAATCTCATGAATGAGCTGTCGATTAGGAGACGAGTCCCATCTAATCCAGTAACTCATGTAACACCTAAAACAGTCACAGTTGAACATAGGAGGATGGTCattattgctgctgctgctgttcttGGTGTAAGAAGTTGTCTTTTGGCGAGAACTACTCTTGCGGCTATTCATATAGGACCAGTTGCTGCAGAGGATATTGTTATTGCTCGAGCAGGAGATAAGATAGGCCAACACCTCTCTGTCCTCTGGAGAAAGAGCTGCTGTGAGGGTTAGGATGGTGGCCGGAAGAAAGGACAGATGGTCTGATATTATTGGCGGCGATGGATGCACCGTGCCCTTACGGTATAGCTTCTTCATGCTTGGGACTCTGGATAGATGCTGtaaagagagggagggagggagggaggggatAGTAGAGTAGAGTGCTATCTAACAGAGGCAGAGACTGGAAGTTAAAGACTTTGAAAGTTCGATGAAGAAGATGCCATATCATACATGTGAGGGGAGAGTATATGTGTGGCAAATGGCAAACACTCTCACACTctgttatagttttttaattcatgttttttaaaatatattttttataaaaaatatattataatattttttattttatagtattaatatatcaaaataatttaaaataccaaaaataattaacctagaaaaaaactcaaatgttttgaaaataccTCGTGCGGGCAGCGCTGtgattcatgtattttttgttgttagtgtttttttatttaaaaatatattaaaatattttttatttttaatataaactcattaaaattataaaaaactaatttaataatttttcaaataaaaagtacAGTATGCAGTTGCCCGAGTTAGAGTGAATCACATTACAGAAAAGTAAGTGCTGATGTTACGGAACCTATAGTTATGTTTAGCCTCTGGTTGCTGTCTAGTCACTAAACTGCCCCTCTTTAGACGCCGCTTTTCAGTTAAAGGGGTGGTGGAATTGATTGTCCACTAGGgctatttcaataatttttcccAACAATACCACattgcatatttatttattttcttagttaaaGAAATAATTTCTAAACGTATATAACACATGTGATGCAAGTCTTACactatttcttttttcagagttttaaaaaataatttctaaactagaacaatttaatttaataaattgtatataatatatctaagttcttttctttaattaaaaaaataatttttaaactctCATAATTTAATTGGTTGCATATAATACAAGAGCctctaacatgatttttttttttctagcctgTATGATACACACACTAACACATTAAATTCTTTGTATTTAATGACGTGCATACATATTAGCACATTAGAATTTTTACATATTCAGCACACCAGAAATTTGTGTTTAGCACGAGCATCATAAATGTTGGTAGGTTAGGTGAGGATATCAAGACAGTACACGTGTGTTAtctttaattctaaaattaattttttttagtgtttataaatttatcttgtATTTGTTGAGATACTAGAAGAGCTCTAATGTATTTCTagtatctcaattttttttaattttcttttttcttctttctccattactattattggaaaaaaaaactccaatttAACCGGGTAAACTTCTTGGGACTGTTgataatgttgaaaaaaatttatgcacTATTCCCTTGTAACAAGCATTGGGTTACATCTTTGCTCCCATGAAATTGTTCACAAAGATAAGCACACAAGTTCGTACTTGCATTCAGAGCCCTTCACCTTTTGCTCTCCCACACACCATTCAGTCCTTggggtatttaaaaatatagggcaaatcatgtttttaaaatttttaattttttttgtttaaaaaaaaatttatgttttaatctgttagtgtcaaaaataattttttaaaaataaaaatatcttattttaatatatttttaaataaaaaatagtttaaatcaCCTATCACAATCCCAAACCCCAAACACAGGTGGGAAGCCCGAACCAGC from the Populus nigra chromosome 9, ddPopNigr1.1, whole genome shotgun sequence genome contains:
- the LOC133702977 gene encoding uncharacterized protein LOC133702977, translated to MKKLYRKGTVHPSPPIISDHLSFLPATILTLTAALSPEDREVLAYLISCSSNNNILCSNWSYMNSRKSSSRQKTTSYTKNSSSSNNDHPPMFNCDCFRCYMSYWIRWDSSPNRQLIHEIIDAFEDWLLKQGKSSSSSGKKNKKDRKRKGNSQGSGELIKRVELRMKHRMDESNSVDENRSGGGGGEVAASAAAGGGGGGGCGEEEVTDKGSVRRFVSFIGERIWGVLG